The region GGTAAGGTCGAGTTCCGCGTCGAAAAGGCCGGTATCGTCCACGCCCCGGTAGGGAAGGTGTCCTTCGACGCCGAGAGCCTCAAGGGCAACGTGCTGGCGCTGGTCGAAGCGCTGGTGAAGGCCAAGCCTTCCGCCGCCAAAGGCACTTATATCAAGAAGATCTCCCTCTCCTCCACCATGGGGGCCGGGATTAACCTCGATATCAGCGAAGTGACGGCACAGATCTAGTCGTCCCGCTGTAACGATTCTGCAGCCAAAGTCAAAGACAGCAGGCGCACGCACAGCTTAATCCGGTGATGCGGCCGGACCTGCCGAGACTTGGGTAACGTAAGGCTCACTCCTTGCGCTTCCTGACTTTGGCCGGGGCTTTGCCCCAGATACCAAAAGAAAGGAGGAAGTCGCTTGAACAAGAATAGCAAGCAGGAACTGGTAACCGAGATGCATGAGCGGCTCACACGCGCCAAGGCGGTCTTTCTGGCCGATTTCCGCGGCATGAGCGTGGGACAGGCCACCAGCCTTCGCAACGAGCTGCGCGGCGCATCCGTCGAGTACAAGGTATTCAAGAATACCCTGCTCGACCTGGCCGCCAAGGGCACGGACGCCGAACCGCTCAGCCCGTATCTGGCAGGGCCGACCGCCGTCGCCATCACGTATGACGATCCGGTCAGCGCCGCCAAGGTGCTCAGCAAATTCGCCAAGGACCCCCAGGGCAAATTCGTCCTGAAGGCCGGCGTTCTTTCCGGCAAACTGCTGGACGTGAAGCAGATCCAGGCATTGGCAGACCTGCCCTCGCGTGAGGTCCTCATCGCCAAGATGCTGGGCTCCATGCAGGCGCCCGCCACCAACTTCGTCGGCGTGCTTGCGGCACTGCCGAGTTCGCTGGTTCGCGCCCTGGACGCCATTCGCGCCCAGAAGGCCGGCAACTAGCCACCCAATTGACAACTACGCTACATTAAACCTATCGGAGGATTATTTACATGGCTATCACCAAGGAAGAAGTAATCAGCTTTATCGAAAATATGACCGTGCTCGAGCTTTCCGAACTCGTTAAGGAACTCGAAGACAAATTCGGCGTGTCCGCTGCCGCTCCGGTTGCCGTTGCCGCTGCTGCCGGCCCCGCTGCCTCTGCCGAGCCCGCTGAAGAGAAGACCGAATTCGACGTCATTCTCAAGGCTGCCGGCGCCAACAAGATCAATGTCATCAAGGTTGTCCGCGCACTGACCAGCCTCGGCCTGAAAGAAGCCAAGGACCTGGTTGACGGCGCCCCCGGCACCGTGAAGACCGGCGTTTCCAAGCAGGAAGCCGAAGATGCCAAAAAACAGCTGGTTGAAGCCGGCGCCGAAGTCGAGATCAAATAGTACGCCGTACCTTAATAGAAATGTAAGCCAAGGTCGCCTTGAGCGGCCTTGGCTTGTGCTGTTTCAACAAATCCCCTCCCGTTCTGGTAGTCTGTAAATCCGGCTAGTTACGCGTTTGCCGGATGCCTTGATGATACTCGCCAAAGGAGAAGCTATGGCTTATTCGATCGCCAATAACCACTTGTTGCGTAAAAACTTTGCCAAGATTAAAAATATCATTGATATTCCCAATCTGATTGACATACAAAAAAACTCCTACCACCGTTTCCTGCAACAGGAGGTTGCACCCGAATCCCGGAAAAACATCGGCCTCGAAGCCGTTTTCAGAAGCGTGTTCCCCATCAAGGACTTCAGCGAGAGCGCGTCGTTGGAGTACGTTTCCTATACGCTCAACAAGCCGAAATACGATGTGGAGGAATGTCATCAACGCGGGATGACCTTTGCTGCGCCCATGAAGGTCAAGGTGCGCCTGGTCATCTGGGAATCCGGCAAGGAAACCGGCGTCAGGGCGATCAAGGATATCAAGGAGCAGGAGGTCTATTTCGGCGAGATTCCGCTGATGACCGATAACGGGACGTTCATCATCAACGGCACGGAGCGCGTCATTGTCAGCCAGTTGCACCGCTCCCCCGGCGTGTTCTACGATCACGACAAGGGCAAGACCCACTCCAGCGGCAAAGTTCTCTACTCGGCAAGGGTGATCCCGTACCGCGGATCATGGCTTGATTTCGAGTTTGACCATAAAGACATTCTCTACGTGCGTATCGACCGCCGGCGCAAGATGCCGGCAACGGTATTGCTCAAGGCCCTCGGCTATTCGGTCGAGCAACTCCTCAACTATTACTACAAGAGCGAAGAGATCTTCATCAACGGCGAGTCCCTCACCAAGGGCATCGATCCCGAACTGCTCACCCTGCAGAAGTCCACGGTGGACGTGGTTGACCCCAAGAGCGGCGAGGTGATCGTCAAGGCCAACCGTAAATACACCAAGGCCTCCATCAAGAAGCTCTCCGAGCACGGCATCAAGACCGTGCCGGTTGCCGCCGACGGCGTCATTGGCCGTTATGCCTCGTCGGACATCATCGACCCCGCCACCGGTGAAGTCCTCGTAGAGTGCAACGAGGAGGTGACCGCCGCCAAATTCGACGAGATCACGGCCCGGGGCGTGCAGAGCTTCAGCGTGCTCTTCATCGACAACCTGCACATCACCTCGTCCTTCCGCGACACCCTGTTGGTGGACAAGGTGGCCAGCACCGACGAGGCGCTGATCGAGATCTACCGCCGCCTGCGTCCGGGCGATCCCCCGACCCTGAAGAGTTCTCTGGCGCTGTTCGACAACCTGTTCTTCAACCCGGAACGGTACGACCTGTCAGCCGTGGGGCGCCTCAAACTGAATTACAAGCTCGGCCTCAAGGTCTGGCCGGATTGCACGGTGCTCAACGCCCCAAGCCAGCTGGCCGTGGAGGACATCCTGAATCCCCAGGAGCTTGTGGCCCGTCTTGCCAAGGGTGAGGACCAGTTCTCCCAGTACCTGATGATGAAGCTTCCCGCGGAACTGGTGAAAACGCTCAAGAAGAGCGACCTTGCCCAGCCGGTGCCCGAAAAGCTGGTGGAGCAGGTGGTCCAGGAATTCAACAACCTCTTCAAGGACCACGACTTCTTCCAGAAGGACGTTTTCGCCCCCATGGCCCTGAGCGCAGCGACCGTCAAACTGTCCGAGGTGATCGACCAGGGCGTGTTCGACGAGAACCGCCGCGCCATTGAGATCCTGCGCCGCAACCGGATGATCTTCGAGGACCTGTACGCCGATCTCATCGCCGCGTCGTCCAAGAACGACATTCTGGAGATCGTCCGGTACCTGATCGACCTGAAAAACGGTCGCGGCACCATCGACGACATCGACCACCTGGGCAACCGCCGGGTGCGCGCCGTGGGCGAACTCCTGGAGAACCAGTACCGCATCGGCCTGGTGCGCATGGAGCGCGCCATCAAGGAGCGCATGAGTCTGCAGGAGGTGGAAAACCTCATGCCCCACGACCTGATCAACTCCAAACCGGTTTCGGCCGTGGTCAAGGAGTTCTTCGGTTCGTCCCAGCTCTCCCAGTTCATGGACCAGACGAATCCGCTGTCCGAGGTTACCCACAAGCGCCGTCTTTCGGCCCTCGGACCTGGCGGCCTGACCCGCGAGCGCGCCGGCTTCGAAGTCCGCGACGTTCATCCGACCCACTACGGCCGCGTCTGCCCGATCGAAACGCCTGAAGGTCCGAACATCGGCCTGATCGCCTCCCTTTCCACCTATGCCCGCATCAACGAGCACGGCTTCGTGGAAACCCCGTATCGCATCGTCCAGGACGGCAAGCTGACCAGCGAGGTCCGCTTCTTCTCGGCCCTGGAGGAGGAGGGGCACGCCATCGCCCAGGCCAACGCCGAGGTGGACAAGAGCGGCCGCTTCGTCAACGACTACGTCTCGGCCCGCAAGAGCGGCGAGTTCATCCTGGTGCATCGCGACGAGATCGAGCTGATGGACGTGGCCCCGAAGCAGTTGGTGTCGGTCGCCGCCGCCCTGATTCCGTTCCTGGAAAACGACGACGCCAACCGCGCCCTGATGGGCTCCAACATGCAGCGCCAGGCCGTGCCCCTGCTGCGGGCCGACTCCCCCCTGGTCGGCACCGGCATGGAGCGGATCGTGGCCAAGGACTCCGGTGTTTCCGTCATCGCCCGCCACAAGGGTGAGGTGGAGTCGGTGGACGCCTCCCGCATCGTCATCAAGATCGACGAGGACGAGCACGACGAAACCGGCACCGGCGTCGATATCTACAACATGATCAAGTTTGCCCGCTCCAACCAGAACACCTGCATCAACAACCGGCCGGTGGTCAAGGTGGGCGACAAGGTCAAGCGGGGCGACGTGATCGCCGACGGCCCCTCCACCGACATGGGCGAGCTGGCCCTGGGCCAGAACATCGTCGTGGCCTTCATGCCGTGGGGCGGCTACAACTACGAGGACTCCATCCTGGTGTCCGAGAAGATGGTGAAGGAAGACCGCTACACCTCGATCCACATCGAGGAGTTCGAGTGCGTCGCCCGGGACACCAAGCTGGGCAAGGAAGAGATCACCGCCGATATCCCCAACCTGGGTGAGGAAACCCTCAAGGACCTGGACGAATCCGGCATCATCCGCATCGGTGCCGAGGTCAGGCCGGGCGACATCCTGGTGGGCAAGATCACCCCCAAGGGCGAAACCCAGCTCTCCCCCGAGGAAAAGCTGCTGCGCGCCATCTTCGGCGAAAAGGCCGGCGATGTCCGCGACACCTCCCTGACCGTACCCCCGGGTGTGGAAGGGACGGTCATCGGCGCCAAGATCTTCTCCCGCAAGGGGAACGACAAGGATGCCCGCACCGAGCTGATCGAAAAGGCGGAAGAGAACAAGCTCCGCAAGGACGAGCAGGACGAGATCCGCATCATCCGCGATTCGGCCATCGGAAAGCTCAAACGCCTCCTGGTGGGCAAGACCCTGGCGGTCAAGCTGGAAGACGGGGAGGGGCTGCTGCTCCTGGCCAAGGGCAAGAAGATCACCGAGGAAACCCTGGACGGCGTGCCGCTGGATCGCTGGGCCGGCATCTCCGTCAGCGACGAAGGGGATACGGACGAGAAGGTAAGCCAGGTGCTGGATACCCTGAACCGCCAGATCGACCTGATTCACAGCGTCTTCGACGATAAGATACAGAAGCTCAAGCGCGGCGACGACCTGCCGCCGGGCGTGATCAAGATGGTCAAGGTCTACATCGCCATCAAGCGCAAGCTGCAGGTGGGCGACAAGATGGCCGGCCGCCACGGTAACAAGGGTGTCGTTTCCCGCATCCTGCCCGAAGAAGACATGCCGTACATGGAAGACGGCCGGCCGGTGGAGATCGTGCTCAACCCCCTGGGCGTTCCTTCCCGTATGAACGTCGGCCAGATCATCGAGACCCATCTGGGCTGGGCGGCCAAGGGTATCGGCTGGAAGATCGAGGAGATGCTGCAGAAGCACCTCTCCGAGGACAATCTCAAGGCATACCTCAAGGACGTGTACGACGACAAGGAACTCACCAAGTTCATCGACACCCTGGACCAGGAAGAGTTGCTGAAGGTCTGCCGCCGTCTGCAGCGGGGCGTTTCCATGGCCTCGCCGGTCTTCGAGGGCGCCTCGGAGGACAAGATCAAGGGGATGCTGCAAAAGGCCGGATTCCATTCCTCCGGCCAGGTCACCCTCTTCGACGGCCGCAGCGGCGAACCGTTCAAGCACAAGGTAACCGTGGGCGTGATGTACTTCCTCAAGCTGCATCACCTGGTTGACGACAAGATCCACGCCCGGTCCATTGGACCCTACAGCCTGGTTACCCAGCAGCCGCTGGGCGGCAAGGCCCAGTTCGGCGGCCAGAGGCTGGGCGAGATGGAGGTCTGGGCAATGGAGGCCTATGGCGCTTCCTACGCACTCCAGGAATTCCTTACGGTCAAGTCCGACGATGTCTCCGGCCGGACGCGGATGTACGAAGCCATCGTCAAGGGCAAGCACACCCTTGAGCCGGGCCTGCCGGAATCCTTCAACGTCCTCATCAAGGAACTCCAATCCCTCTGCCTTGACGTGGAACTGCTGGAAGGGGACGAGGAATAATTACAGATACCTTCGTAGACAGCCGGCCCGGCGTCGTTACGGAGCTTCAGAATAACGGAGGAGAGCAACGTGGAAGATTATTTCAGTTTTTTCGATAAACCAAAAGATCCACTCCACTTTTCAGCTATACGGATATCGGTTTCGTCGCCCGAGAAGATTCGGGAACGTTCCCACGGCGAGGTCAAGAAGCCGGAAACGATCAATTACCGCACCTTCAAACCGGAGCGGGACGGTCTGTTCTGCGCCAAGATCTTCGGTCCCACCAAGGACTACGAGTGCAACTGCGGCAAGTACAAGCGCATGAAGCATCGCGGCATCATCTGCGAAAAGTGCGGCGTTGAGGTTATCCCCTCCAAGGTGCGCCGGGAGCGGCTGGGACATATCGACCTGGCCACCCCGGTGGCCCATATCTGGTTCCTCAAGTCGCTGCCCTCCCGCATCGGCAACCTGCTGGACATCACCCTCAAGGACCTTGAGAAGGTCCTGTACTTCGAGGCGTTCGTCATCAGCGACCCCAAGAACACGCCGATGCAGTTCTGCGAGGTCATGTCGGAGGAGAAATACCTCAAGGCCCAGCAGGAATACGGCAGCGACGCCTTTGAAGGGGGCATGGGGGCCGAAGCCATCCGCAACTGCCTCCGTTCCATCGACCTGGACGAACTGGCGGTGTCGCTCCGTTCCGAGATGATGGAGTCCACCAGCGAGGCGAAGCGCAAAAAGACCGCCAAGCGCCTCAAGGTCGTGGAAGCGTTCAAGTCCTCGGGCAACAAGCCGGAGTGGATGATCCTGGAGTGCATCCCGGTCCTGCCGCCGGAACTGCGCCCCCTGGTGCCGCTGGATGGCGGCCGCTTCGCCACCTCCGACCTGAACGACCTGTACCGCCGGGTCATCAACCGCAACAACCGCTTGAAGCGCCTCTGCGAACTGCAGGCGCCCGAGGTGATCATCCGCAACGAGAAGCGGATGCTCCAGGAGGCGGTTGACGCGCTGTTCGACAACGGCCGCCGCGGCCGCGCCATCGCCGGCCCCAACAAGCGTCCCCTGAAATCCCTGTCCGACATGCTCAAGGGCAAGTCGGGCCGGTTCCGCCAGAACCTCCTGGGCAAGCGCGTCGACTACTCCGGCCGTTCGGTTATCGTCGTCGGCCCCGAGCTGCGGCTGCACCAGTGCGGCCTGCCGAAGAAGATGGCCCTGGAGCTGTTCAAACCCTTCATCTACAACAAGCTGGAAGAGCGCGGCTACGTCACCACCATCAAGAGCGCCAAGAAGATGGTGGAGAAGGAGCGCCCCGAGGTGTGGGACGTGCTGGAAGAGGTCATCAAGGAGCATCCGGTGATGCTCAACCGCGCCCCGACCCTGCACCGCCTCGGCATCCAGGCCTTTGAACCGGTGCTCATCGAGGGCAAGGCCATTCAGCTGCACCCGCTGGTTTGTACCGCCTTCAACGCCGACTTCGACGGTGACCAGATGGCCGTGCACCTCCCGCTCTCCATCGAGAGCCAGGTGGAGGCCCGCGTCCTGATGATGTCCACCAACAACATCCTGTCGCCGGCCCATGGCAAGCCGATCATCGTACCGTCCCAGGACATGGTTCTCGGCGCCTACTACATGACCCGCGATCGCCTGTACGAGCCGGACCCGGACGAAAGCGGCCGCGCCAAGGTCGATCCGGCCACCGGCAAGCTGATGTACCGCAAGGTCAAGGGCACCGGCAAGGTGTTCTCCTCGCCCGACGAGGTGCGCATCGCCTTCGATGCCGGCGAGGTCGATATGCAGGCCAAGGTCCGCGTGCGGATGAAGAACTTCGTGGACGACGAAAAACCGCAATTGATCGATACCACCATCGGGCGGGTCCTCATGCGGGAGATCCTGCCGCCCCAGGTGCCGTTCAGCACGATCAACAAGGTGCTCAACAAGAAGGAACTGTCCAACCTGGTGGACACCTGCTACCGCCTGGCCGACAGCAAGGAAACCGTTATCCTGGCCGACCGCCTCAAGGAGATGGGCTTCCGCTACGCCAACCTGGCCGGCATCTCCATCTGCCTTGACGACATGGTCATCCCGGAAGGAAAGGCGGCCATCATCACCAAGGCCGAGGACGAGGTCAAGGAGATCCAGAACCAGTACACCGAGGGTCTCATTACCGACGGCGAGCGCTACAACAAGGTCATCGACATCTGGGCAAAGGCGACTGAAGACATCGCCAAGGAGATGCTGGACAACCTCTCCAAGGAGAGCTTCATCGTGGACGGGGAGGATATCAAGGAGTCGTCCTTCAACGCCATCCACATGATGGCCGATTCCGGCGCCCGTGGTTCCGCCCAGCAGATCCGCCAGTTGGCCGGTATGCGTGGTTTGATGGCCAAGCCTTCCGGCGAGATCATCGAGACCCCCATTACCGCAAACTTCCGCGAGGGGCTGACGGTTCTCCAGTACTTCATCTCGACCCACGGTGCCCGTAAAGGTCTGGCCGATACGGCGCTGAAAACCGCCAACTCCGGTTATCTGACCCGCCGCCTGGTGGACGTTGCCCAGGATGCCATCATCACCGAGGACGATTGCGGCACCCTGGACGGTCTGGTCGTGTCGTCCCTGACCGAGGGGGGCGAGATCATCGAGCATATCGGCGACCGTATCCTGGGCCGCGTGGCCCTGGACGACATCCTCGACCCGGTTACGGGCGAGGTGTTGGTGGACGCCAACCAGGAGATCGACGAAAACCTGGTGAAGCGGATCGAGGACGCCGGCCTGGAGAAGGTCAAGATCCGTTCCGTGCTCACCTGCCAGAGCCGCCGCGGCATCTGCGCCAAGTGCTACGGCCGCGACCTGGCCCGCGGCCATATCGTCAACATGGGCGAAGCGGTCGGCGTCATTGCCGCCCAGTCCATCGGCGAGCCGGGTACCCAGCTGACCATGCGTACCTTCCACATCGGCGGTACCGCTTCCCGCCATGCCGAGCAGACCTCCCTGGAGGCCCGCACCGATGGTTCGCTCAAGTTCATCAACGTCAACAGCGTTGTGAACAACGAAGGGCACCATATCGTCATGAACCGTAACGGCGAGATCGCCGTCACCGACGAAACCGGCCGCGAACGCGAGAAATACACGGTCGTGTACGGCGCCAAGATCAGGATCGCCCCGGGCGGAGCCGTCAAACAGGGCGACACGCTGGCCGAGTGGGACCCCTACACCATGCCGATCCTCACCGAGGTCGCCGGTAAGGTCAAGTTCGGCGACATCCAGGAAGGCGTTACCATCGAGGAGCAACTGGACGAAGTCACCGGTCTCTCCCGCAAGGTCATCATCGAGACCAAGGATACGGACAAGCGTCCGCGCATCGCCATCAAGGATACTGCCGGCGACGGCAGCGGGACCATCGGCCGCTACTTCCTGCCGGTGGGCGCCAACATCTATGTCCAGGAAGATGCCCTGGTCAGCGCCGGCGACATCATCGCCAAGATCCCCCGCGAGACGACCAAGACCAAGGATATCACCGGTGGTCTGCCGCGCGTCGCCGAGCTGTTCGAGGCGCGCAAGCCCAAGGACTTCGCGGTTATCTCCGAGATCGACGGGCGGGTTACCTTCGGCAAGGATGCCAAGGGCAAGCGCAAGGTCGTCGTTACTCCCGAGGTCGGCGAACCGAAGGAATACCTGATCCCCAAAGGCAAGCACATCAGCGTCCACGAAGGGGACCACGTGCGTGCCGGCGAGGCGCTCATGGACGGTTCTTCGAACCCCCACGACATCCTCCGCGTACTCGGCGTCAAGGAACTGGCCAAGTACCTGGTGGACGAGGTCCAGGAGGTGTACCGTCTCCAGGGGGTCAAGATCAACGACAAGCATATCGAGACCATCGTGCGCCAGATGTTGCGGCGGGTCCGCATCAAAGAGGTCGGCGATACCAACCTGCTGGTGGATGATCAGGTGGAACGCTGGGTCTTCGAGGACGAAAACGAGAAGGTCTTTGCCGACGGCAAGCGCCCGGCCATCGCCGAACCGCTCTTGTTGGGCATCACCAAGGCTTCGCTCTCCACCGAGTCGTTCATCTCGGCGGCTTCCTTCCAGGAGACGACCAAGGTGCTGACCCAGGCCGCCATCGAAGGGAAGGTCGATTACCTGCGCGGCCTGAAGGAAAACGTCATCATGGGCCGCCTCATCCCTGCGGGAACGGGATTGGCGCGCTATCGCCATCTGCGTCTGCAGGCCGAAGCGCAGATGCAGGAGGCGGCACACCAGGAAGAACTGGTGGCTGACCTGTCGGACGACGAACAAGAAGCTGCATAAGTAGTGGATTATGCTGTGATTTGGTGGGGGAGGAGCGTGCCGTGCGCGCGCCTCCCCCACCGCAGCTAATAAAAATGAAGAAATTGTTTTTTTTAATTGACAGGTGCCGTTCGGATGTAGTAAATATACGGACCATTTGAGTTCGCCTGTGTAACAAGGTTCAGCGCAATAGCCATGAATGGAGATGTCGGTAAATTCCGACCCTACACCTATTCCATTCCCTTTCGCTTATTGTCATGTGCGCTGGATCGGTGGCTCGGAACCAAAACCATTGTTGTTGTATTGTTTGTCGGCTGCGCAAGTTTTCCGGCTTGTGCGTAGTGTCCTGTTTTTTTGTGGAAGCGGGCACAATTGGGTTGACATTTGCGTTTAAAATTTGTTAGTTTCACAATTCGCCTCTCGTGAGGGGTGAATCAGTGTGTCTGGATATTTTTGTGCTGGGAGAATAATGCGACTATGCCAACGATTAATCAGTTGATTCGTGAGGGCAGGGAAAAGAAGAAGGACAAATCGACGGCGCCTGCGCTGAAGTGCTGTCCCCAGAAGCGTGGCGTTTGCACGAGGGTTTATACGACTACCCCGAAAAAGCCGAACTCGGCTCTTCGTAAGGTTGCCAGGGTGCGTCTGACCAACGGGATTGAGGTTACCTCCTATATTCCGGGTGTCGGTCACAATCTTCAGGAGCACTCCGTTGTCCTGATTCGTGGCGGCAGGGTCAAGGACCTTCCGGGTGTTCGTTATCACATCGTTCGTGGCACTCTTGACTCGGTCGGCGTGAAGGACCGCAAGAAGAGCCGCTCCAAGTATGGGGCCAAGCGTCCGAAATAGATATTTGACCTGATTTGCTGAGGGGATAGATATGCCAAGAAGAAGAGAAGTACCCAAAAGAATCATTCTGCCGGACCCGAAATACAGCGACAAGGTGGTTGCCAAGCTGATCAATACGTTGATGCTGGCTGGCAAGAAGAGCGTTGCCGAGTCGATCCTGTACGGTGCGCTCGATCTGGTTGCCCAGCGGAGCAACGAAGAGGCTCTCAAGGTGCTCAAGAAGAGCCTCGACAACATCAAGCCGATGCTGGAAGTCAAGTCGCGCCGTGTTGGCGGTTCCACCTATCAGGTGCCCATCGAGGTTCGCCCGGATCGCCGCATGTCTCTGGCCATGCGCTGGCTGATCAAGTACTCGACCGCCCGCAGCGAAAAAAACATGAAGGACAAGCTTGCCGGCGAAATCCTCGACGCCTACAACAACAGGGGCGCCGCCGTCAAGAAGCGTGAAGACGTTCACAAGATGGCCGAGGCCAACCGCGCTTTCGCCCATTATCGTTGGTAATCATTCAACAGCATCACTTTTTTGGAGGATTTTGTGCCCCGCTTATCACCGCTTGAACAATACAGAAATATTGGGATCATGGCTCACATCGACGCCGGCAAGACGACGACGACCGAGCGCATCCTTTACTATACCGGTGTTTCTCACAAGATTGGTGAAGTGCACGAGGGTACTGCCACCATGGACTGGATGGAGCAGGAGCAGGAGCGTGGCATCACGATCACCTCTGCTGCGACCACCTGTAACTGGAAAGATTGCCGCATCAACATCATCGACACCCCGGGCCACGTGGACTTCACCATTGAGGTGGAGCGCTCCCTGCGTGTTCTCGACGGCGCGGTCGCGGTATTCTGTTCGGTTGGCGGCGTCGAGCCCCAGTCCGAAACGGTCTGGCGTCAGGCCGACAAATATCATGTACCCCGCATCGCCTTCATCAACAAGATGGACCGTATCGGCGCGGACTTCTTCCGCGGCGTGCAGATGATCAAGGATCGGCTCAAGGCCAATCCGCTCCCGATTCAGCTTCCGGTCGGCAAGGAAGAGAATTTCAAAGGCGTCATCGACCTGGTCACCATGAAGGCCATCATCTGGGAAGAAGAGGCCCTGGGCGCCAAGTTCCACGAAGAAGAGATTCCGGCCGACCTGCTTGAAGAGGCCAGGGAATATCGTGAGAAGATGATCGAGGAGATCTCCAGTCACGACGATGCGCTCATGGAGAAGTACCTGGGCGGCGAAGAGCTGACCGAGGCCGAGATCAAGGCTGCCATCCGTTCCTGCACCATCAACATCCAGATCTGCCCGGTCATTTGCGGTTCCTCGTTCAAGAACAAGGGCGTGCAGAACCTGCTCGACGCGGTCGTGGATTACATGCCTTCTCCGCTGGACATCCCCGCCATCAAGGGTATCGATGTGGACAGCGGTGAAGAGGTGGATCGCAAGGCGTCCGACGCCGAGCCGTTTTCCGCCCTCGGCTTCAAGATCATGACCGACCCGTTCGTCGGCCAGCTGACCTTCTTCCGCGTCTATTCCGGCGTGGTTGCCGCCGGGTCCTATGTCTACAACTCGACCAAGGGCAAGAAGGAGCGCATCGGCCGCATCCTGAAGATGCACGCCAACAAGCGCGAAGAGATCAAAGAGGTCTATGCCGGCGATATCGCCGCCGCAGTCGGCCTGAAATATACCACGACCGGCGACACCCTCTGCAATGAGGACAACCAGGTCATCCTCGAATCCATCGAGTTCCCGGAGCCGGTCATCTCCATCGCCATCGAGCCCAAGACCAAGGCTGACCAGGAAAAGCTGGGCATCAGTCTGGCCAAGCTCGCCAGCGAAGACCCTTCCTTCCGCGTCAAGACCGACGAGGAAACGGGTCAGACCATCATCTCCGGCATGGGCGAGCTGCACCTGGAGATTATCGTGGACCGTCTGATGCGTGAATTCAAGGTCGAGGCCAACGTGGGCAAGCCCCAGGTCGCGTACCGCGAAACCATCACCAAGAAGGTCAAGGTGGAAGGCAAGTTCGTCCGCCAGTCCGGTGGCCGCGGCCAGTACGGCCATGTCTGGCTCGAGGTCGAGCCGCAGGAAGCCGGCAAGGGCTTTGAGTTTGTCGATGCCATCAAGGGCGGTGTCGTGCCCCGCGAATACATCCCCGCCGTTGGCAAGGGCGTGCTGGAAGCCTGCGATAACGGTGTCCTGGCCGGCTTCCCGGTGGTGGACGTCAAGATCACCCTGATCGACGGTTCCTACCACGAGGTTGACTCTTCGGAAATGGCGTTCAAGATCGCCGGTTCCATGGGCTTCAAGGAAGGCTGCGCCAAGGCCGGCCCCATTATTCTCGAACCGATCATGTCGGTGGAGGTCGTTGTCCCTGAAGAGTACATGGGTGACGTCATCGGCGACCTCAACTCCAAGCGCGGCCGCATCATGGGCATGGATTCCCGTGCCGGCGCCCAGGTCGTGACCGCCATGGTGCCGCTGGCATCCATGTTCGGCTACTCCACGGACCTGCGTTCCG is a window of Geobacter sp. FeAm09 DNA encoding:
- the fusA gene encoding elongation factor G, translated to MPRLSPLEQYRNIGIMAHIDAGKTTTTERILYYTGVSHKIGEVHEGTATMDWMEQEQERGITITSAATTCNWKDCRINIIDTPGHVDFTIEVERSLRVLDGAVAVFCSVGGVEPQSETVWRQADKYHVPRIAFINKMDRIGADFFRGVQMIKDRLKANPLPIQLPVGKEENFKGVIDLVTMKAIIWEEEALGAKFHEEEIPADLLEEAREYREKMIEEISSHDDALMEKYLGGEELTEAEIKAAIRSCTINIQICPVICGSSFKNKGVQNLLDAVVDYMPSPLDIPAIKGIDVDSGEEVDRKASDAEPFSALGFKIMTDPFVGQLTFFRVYSGVVAAGSYVYNSTKGKKERIGRILKMHANKREEIKEVYAGDIAAAVGLKYTTTGDTLCNEDNQVILESIEFPEPVISIAIEPKTKADQEKLGISLAKLASEDPSFRVKTDEETGQTIISGMGELHLEIIVDRLMREFKVEANVGKPQVAYRETITKKVKVEGKFVRQSGGRGQYGHVWLEVEPQEAGKGFEFVDAIKGGVVPREYIPAVGKGVLEACDNGVLAGFPVVDVKITLIDGSYHEVDSSEMAFKIAGSMGFKEGCAKAGPIILEPIMSVEVVVPEEYMGDVIGDLNSKRGRIMGMDSRAGAQVVTAMVPLASMFGYSTDLRSATQGRATYTMTFDHYEPVPKSVADDIVAKVKG